The following proteins come from a genomic window of Streptomyces sp. GS7:
- a CDS encoding MFS transporter, whose amino-acid sequence MPPTTTSDATPSEKDGPGEIPLRARIFADLTPLRASPDYRRLWCGNTVSWMGQQMTALAVSLQVYAITRSTFSVGLVGLCSLVPLVVFGLYGGAVADTVDRRKLGLCSAAGATTMSVVLAAAALAGYHRVWLLYSVVALQAVCFALNSPARSSMIPRLLPKEQLPAANALQSLTTNLGLMGGPMLGGVIVGLWGYQAAYLVDVVAFGGSLYAMWRLPAMRPDRGDGPRRRASVLDGLRFLATRPNLRMTFFSDMAAMVLAQPRALFPAIAVLWFAGDAKTVGLLVAAPAVGAVLGGLFSGWLGGVRRHGLAILIAVAAWGAAIAAFGLSRHLWLGLLFLAVAGCSDTVSMVFRSTMLQAATPDRMRGRLQGVFIVVVAGGPRLGDFLAGSVSSLTSPATAVIGGGLACILVVAGLGLGRRAFARYDARDPQP is encoded by the coding sequence GTGCCACCTACAACGACTTCTGACGCGACGCCCTCCGAGAAGGACGGGCCCGGTGAAATACCCCTGCGCGCACGGATATTCGCCGATCTGACCCCGCTGCGCGCCTCCCCCGACTACCGCCGCCTGTGGTGCGGCAACACCGTCTCCTGGATGGGGCAGCAGATGACCGCGCTCGCGGTCTCCCTCCAGGTCTACGCCATCACCCGGTCCACCTTCTCGGTCGGCCTGGTGGGCCTGTGCTCGCTGGTCCCGCTGGTCGTCTTCGGGCTCTACGGCGGCGCCGTCGCCGACACCGTCGATCGCCGCAAGCTGGGCCTGTGCAGCGCCGCCGGCGCCACCACGATGTCCGTCGTCCTGGCCGCCGCCGCGCTGGCCGGCTACCACCGCGTATGGCTGCTCTACTCCGTCGTCGCCCTCCAGGCCGTCTGCTTCGCGCTGAACTCGCCGGCCCGCTCCTCGATGATCCCCCGCCTGCTTCCCAAGGAGCAGCTGCCGGCCGCCAACGCCCTCCAGTCGCTGACCACCAACCTCGGCCTGATGGGCGGGCCGATGCTGGGCGGCGTCATCGTCGGCCTGTGGGGCTACCAGGCCGCGTACCTGGTCGACGTGGTGGCGTTCGGCGGCTCGCTGTACGCGATGTGGCGGCTGCCCGCGATGCGGCCCGACCGCGGCGACGGACCGCGGCGCCGCGCCTCCGTCCTGGACGGGCTGCGCTTCCTCGCCACCCGGCCGAACCTGCGGATGACGTTCTTCTCCGACATGGCGGCGATGGTGCTGGCCCAGCCGCGCGCGCTGTTCCCCGCGATCGCGGTCCTCTGGTTCGCGGGGGACGCCAAGACCGTCGGCCTGCTGGTCGCCGCGCCCGCGGTGGGCGCCGTCCTGGGAGGGCTGTTCTCCGGCTGGCTGGGCGGCGTCCGCCGGCACGGCCTGGCCATCCTGATCGCGGTCGCCGCCTGGGGCGCCGCCATCGCCGCCTTCGGCCTGTCCCGGCACCTGTGGCTGGGCCTGCTCTTCCTGGCCGTCGCGGGCTGCTCGGACACCGTGTCGATGGTGTTCCGCAGCACCATGCTCCAGGCCGCCACCCCGGACCGGATGCGCGGCCGTCTCCAGGGCGTGTTCATCGTGGTGGTCGCGGGCGGCCCGCGACTGGGCGACTTCCTCGCCGGGTCCGTGTCCTCTCTGACCTCGCCCGCCACGGCCGTGATCGGCGGCGGACTGGCCTGCATCCTCGTGGTGGCCGGACTCGGGCTCGGGCGGCGGGCGTTCGCCCGGTACGACGCCCGGGACCCGCAGCCCTGA
- a CDS encoding amidohydrolase family protein, whose product MDAPEPGTPDELPPLVDHHCHGVLRHEPDPGTFAAFLSQAERPPAAGTSFFDTQAGFAVRRWCPPALDLPVHCPPGDYLARRRELGPAETRRRLLSAAGIGTYLVDTGLPGDLTGPAETAQAGGGTGFEVVRLESLAERIAGAASGTEEFLDGLGRGVREAARTAVGFKSVAAYRHGLALDPRPPGPAETRAAAGAWLAAGATRLSDPVLLRHLIWLAVATGRPLQVHTGFGDPDLRLDQADPTLLTGLIRATADTGTDLVLLHCYPYHRQAAYLAGVFPHVYADVGLALTHVGPRAPAVLAEFLELAPFGKLLFSTDAHGLPELYLVGSALFRTALGSVLGAWTESGAWSAQDARRVGAMVAAENAQRVYGLAEPGGR is encoded by the coding sequence GTGGACGCCCCGGAGCCCGGTACCCCCGACGAGCTGCCGCCGCTGGTGGACCACCACTGCCACGGCGTGCTGCGGCACGAGCCGGACCCGGGGACGTTCGCCGCGTTCCTCAGCCAGGCGGAACGGCCGCCCGCGGCGGGCACCAGCTTCTTCGACACCCAGGCCGGGTTCGCGGTCCGCCGCTGGTGCCCGCCGGCGCTGGACCTGCCCGTGCACTGCCCGCCCGGCGACTATCTGGCCCGCCGCCGCGAGCTGGGCCCGGCGGAGACCCGCCGCCGGCTGCTGTCCGCCGCCGGGATCGGCACCTACCTGGTGGACACCGGGCTGCCGGGCGATCTCACCGGCCCGGCCGAGACCGCACAGGCGGGCGGCGGCACCGGCTTCGAGGTGGTCCGGCTGGAGTCGCTGGCGGAGCGGATCGCGGGCGCGGCGAGCGGCACCGAGGAGTTCCTGGACGGCCTCGGCCGGGGCGTCCGGGAGGCGGCGCGGACCGCCGTCGGGTTCAAGTCGGTGGCCGCCTACCGGCACGGTCTCGCGCTGGATCCCCGGCCGCCCGGCCCCGCCGAGACAAGGGCGGCGGCCGGCGCCTGGCTCGCCGCCGGCGCGACCCGGCTCAGCGACCCCGTACTCCTGCGCCACCTCATCTGGCTGGCCGTGGCCACCGGCCGCCCGCTCCAGGTCCACACCGGCTTCGGCGACCCGGACCTGCGGCTCGACCAGGCCGACCCGACGCTGCTCACCGGCCTGATCCGGGCCACCGCCGACACCGGCACCGACCTGGTGCTGCTGCACTGCTACCCGTACCACCGGCAGGCCGCCTACCTGGCCGGCGTCTTCCCGCACGTCTACGCCGACGTCGGGCTGGCGCTCACCCACGTCGGTCCGCGGGCCCCGGCGGTGCTTGCCGAGTTCCTGGAGCTGGCACCGTTCGGCAAGCTGCTGTTCTCGACCGACGCGCACGGCCTGCCGGAGCTGTATCTCGTCGGCAGCGCACTGTTCCGGACCGCCCTGGGCTCCGTCCTGGGCGCCTGGACGGAGTCCGGGGCCTGGTCGGCACAGGACGCCCGGCGGGTCGGCGCGATGGTCGCGGCGGAGAACGCGCAGCGGGTGTACGGGCTGGCCGAGCCCGGCGGCCGGTAG
- a CDS encoding glutamine synthetase family protein, producing the protein MGSRAAEQRETARQSAARLEAEGVRNVVLTSVDNAGITRVKTVPAQRLTDAVERGVGMSPIFDVFTSDDAITESAHLGGPDGDLRLFPDLDRLTSLAAQPGWAWAPADRYDQLGQPHPACQRLFARRMAERATAAGLDLRMGFETEWVVTRATDDPDALAYPCLGPAYGMTRVVELSDYLRDVTEALTLQGVDVLQLHPEYAPGQFEITTAPGDPVRAADDTVLVRETVRAVSARHGLRATFAPAVVAGEVGNGCHLHLSLYRDGTSLHRAPDAAWGLAPDTVSFLGGVLDALPALLAIGCPSPASYLRLLPSHWAGIYQCWGVENREAALRLITGAPGDPDGGHAEVKTFDAAANPYLAVGAVIAAGLHGIETAAQLPDPQSGDPGVLGVRERARRGIVRLPATLTEAADRLEKSAPLHEALGEVLHGAVLAVRRAEEAHFADSAPEAIAAATRWRW; encoded by the coding sequence ATGGGATCGCGGGCTGCGGAACAGCGCGAGACCGCCCGTCAGTCGGCGGCGCGGCTGGAGGCGGAAGGCGTCCGGAACGTCGTGCTGACCTCGGTGGACAACGCGGGCATCACGCGCGTCAAGACCGTTCCGGCGCAACGGCTCACCGACGCCGTGGAGCGGGGCGTGGGGATGTCGCCGATCTTCGACGTCTTCACCTCCGACGACGCCATCACCGAATCCGCACATCTCGGCGGGCCCGACGGCGATCTGCGGCTCTTCCCCGACCTGGACCGCCTCACCTCCCTGGCCGCGCAGCCCGGTTGGGCCTGGGCACCGGCCGACCGCTACGACCAGCTCGGGCAGCCGCACCCCGCCTGCCAGCGGCTGTTCGCCCGCAGGATGGCCGAACGGGCCACCGCCGCCGGCCTCGACCTGCGGATGGGCTTCGAGACCGAGTGGGTGGTCACCCGGGCCACGGACGACCCCGACGCCCTCGCATACCCGTGCCTGGGCCCGGCGTACGGCATGACCCGGGTCGTCGAGCTCTCCGACTACCTCCGCGACGTCACCGAGGCGCTGACCCTCCAGGGCGTCGACGTCCTCCAGCTCCACCCCGAGTACGCGCCCGGTCAGTTCGAGATCACCACCGCGCCCGGCGATCCGGTGCGGGCCGCCGACGACACCGTGCTGGTCCGCGAGACCGTCCGCGCCGTCTCCGCCCGGCACGGCCTGCGCGCCACCTTCGCCCCCGCCGTCGTCGCCGGCGAGGTCGGCAACGGCTGCCATCTGCACCTGAGCCTCTACCGCGACGGCACGAGCCTGCACCGCGCACCGGACGCCGCATGGGGCCTGGCGCCCGACACGGTGTCCTTCCTCGGCGGCGTACTGGACGCGCTGCCCGCCCTCCTCGCCATCGGCTGCCCCTCGCCCGCCAGCTACCTGCGGCTGCTGCCCTCCCACTGGGCCGGGATCTACCAGTGCTGGGGCGTGGAGAACCGCGAGGCCGCGCTCCGCCTGATCACCGGCGCGCCCGGCGACCCGGACGGCGGCCACGCCGAGGTCAAGACCTTCGACGCCGCCGCCAACCCCTACCTCGCGGTCGGCGCGGTGATCGCCGCCGGGCTGCACGGCATCGAGACCGCCGCCCAGCTGCCCGACCCGCAGTCCGGCGATCCGGGCGTCCTCGGCGTCCGCGAGCGCGCCCGGCGCGGCATCGTCCGGCTCCCCGCCACCCTCACCGAGGCCGCCGACCGGCTGGAGAAGTCGGCACCGCTCCACGAGGCGCTCGGCGAGGTGCTGCACGGCGCGGTGCTCGCGGTCCGCCGGGCCGAGGAGGCGCACTTCGCGGACAGCGCCCCCGAGGCGATCGCCGCCGCCACCCGGTGGCGCTGGTGA
- a CDS encoding SpoIIE family protein phosphatase, which yields MADRGAKRPTVSVPDDWPAHPDLTLALNGMGGFDWDLDSGLMHLDPPALEVFDLLPEEYDDRPETLSCRVPSHEAARLDALVTRALKDGSHSFGAYFRVRMRDGALRWTHAQGSIRRDESGRPRRVIGVVRDASDEYTQAAERIAITEERRRHTSLVERTTAALAHARTVGEVIAVLADEQGLSRLGAENVILGLVEAGRIRLVSEGRAGSFVPDLEFTRIGDAFPMSEVVRSLTPRFVKTRDEFRYGYPRLWPAIEPLKIGSAAYLPLIAQGRPIGAIGLFFERESEFRDQERNVLVALGSSIAQSLARAMLYDQEHEIAAGLQQAMLPRRIPGVAEAQIAVRYRSARMGRDIGGDWYDVIPLPDGRVAAVVGDVQGHDTQAAALMGQLRIVLRAYAAEGHAPATVVARASAFLNELDTDRFATCTYVDADLSTGAARFVRAGHIDPLVRHAEGICRRLPVAGGLPLGISSEFRLLDYPVTTVHLAPGDTLVLCTDGLVEEPGTDLDIGMRHLARDIREGPQDVQQLADRLCESADGRTGEDDMALLLLRRLGVPEHDTVGRFRQHIAPADPEGLSAARHMIRAAVRAWGARERSEEIELVADELITNALLHTDGEAVVNIRMPHGVERRLRVEVEDRSSSLPRRREPGEAGVSGRGLLLVDRLADVWGVEPRGGGKCVWCEFNCS from the coding sequence ATGGCTGACCGGGGAGCGAAGAGGCCCACCGTGTCGGTGCCGGACGACTGGCCCGCCCACCCGGACCTGACCCTGGCCCTCAACGGGATGGGCGGCTTCGACTGGGACCTCGACAGCGGGCTGATGCACCTGGATCCGCCCGCCCTGGAGGTTTTCGACCTGCTTCCGGAGGAGTACGACGACCGTCCGGAAACCCTCAGCTGCCGTGTACCGAGCCATGAGGCGGCCCGGCTGGACGCCCTGGTGACCCGTGCGCTCAAGGACGGCAGCCACTCCTTCGGCGCCTACTTCCGGGTCCGGATGCGGGACGGCGCACTGCGCTGGACGCACGCCCAGGGCAGCATCCGCCGCGACGAGTCCGGCCGGCCGCGCCGGGTCATCGGGGTGGTGCGGGACGCCAGCGACGAATACACCCAGGCGGCCGAGCGGATCGCGATCACCGAGGAGCGCCGCCGGCACACCAGCCTGGTCGAGCGCACCACCGCCGCCCTGGCCCACGCCAGAACGGTGGGCGAGGTGATCGCGGTACTCGCCGACGAGCAGGGGCTGAGCCGGCTGGGGGCGGAGAACGTGATCCTCGGACTGGTCGAGGCGGGGCGCATCCGGCTGGTCTCCGAGGGCAGGGCCGGGAGCTTCGTACCGGATCTGGAGTTCACGCGGATCGGCGACGCGTTCCCGATGAGCGAGGTCGTGCGGTCGCTCACCCCGCGCTTCGTGAAGACCCGGGACGAGTTCCGGTACGGCTATCCGAGGCTGTGGCCGGCCATCGAGCCGCTGAAGATCGGCTCCGCCGCGTATCTGCCGCTGATCGCCCAGGGGCGCCCGATCGGCGCCATCGGGCTGTTCTTCGAGCGCGAGAGCGAGTTCCGCGACCAGGAGCGCAATGTGCTGGTCGCGCTGGGCAGCAGCATCGCGCAGAGCCTGGCCCGCGCGATGCTCTACGACCAGGAGCACGAGATCGCCGCGGGCCTCCAGCAGGCGATGCTGCCGCGCCGGATCCCCGGCGTCGCGGAGGCGCAGATCGCCGTCCGCTACCGCTCCGCCCGGATGGGCCGGGACATCGGCGGCGACTGGTACGACGTGATCCCGCTGCCGGACGGCCGGGTCGCCGCGGTCGTCGGCGACGTCCAGGGGCACGACACCCAGGCCGCGGCGCTCATGGGGCAGCTGCGGATCGTGCTGCGCGCGTACGCCGCCGAAGGGCACGCGCCCGCCACCGTGGTGGCCCGCGCCTCCGCGTTCCTGAACGAGCTCGACACCGACCGCTTCGCCACGTGCACGTACGTCGACGCGGACCTGAGCACCGGCGCGGCCCGCTTCGTACGGGCCGGCCACATCGATCCGCTGGTGCGGCACGCGGAGGGCATCTGCCGCCGACTGCCGGTGGCCGGCGGGCTGCCGCTCGGGATCTCGTCGGAGTTCCGGCTGCTCGACTACCCGGTGACCACCGTCCATCTCGCGCCGGGGGACACCCTGGTGCTGTGCACGGACGGCCTGGTCGAGGAGCCGGGCACCGACCTCGACATCGGGATGCGGCACCTGGCCAGGGACATCCGGGAGGGCCCCCAGGACGTCCAGCAACTCGCCGACCGGCTCTGCGAGTCGGCGGACGGCCGGACCGGCGAGGACGACATGGCGCTGCTCCTGCTGCGCCGGCTCGGCGTGCCGGAGCACGACACCGTGGGCCGCTTCCGGCAGCACATCGCCCCCGCCGACCCCGAAGGGCTCTCCGCCGCCCGGCACATGATCCGTGCGGCGGTACGCGCCTGGGGCGCCCGGGAGCGCTCTGAGGAGATCGAGCTGGTCGCCGACGAGCTGATCACCAACGCACTGCTGCACACCGACGGCGAGGCCGTGGTGAACATCCGGATGCCGCACGGTGTCGAGCGGCGGCTGCGGGTGGAGGTCGAGGACCGGTCCAGCAGCCTGCCGCGGCGCCGGGAACCGGGCGAGGCCGGGGTCTCCGGCCGCGGACTGCTGCTCGTCGACCGGCTGGCGGATGTGTGGGGAGTGGAGCCGCGCGGCGGCGGAAAGTGCGTATGGTGCGAGTTCAACTGCTCCTGA
- a CDS encoding DUF427 domain-containing protein, translated as MSTQGHRIEIEQGTERVRVELGGQLLADSRRPLLLRETGYPVRYYLPPEDVRTDLLTPSQTHTVCPFKGTASYWSLADGPEDVAWAYPEPHAAVAQIKDHLCFYDVRLG; from the coding sequence ATGTCCACTCAGGGCCACCGCATCGAGATCGAGCAGGGCACCGAGCGCGTCCGGGTCGAGCTCGGCGGGCAGTTGCTCGCCGACAGCCGCCGTCCGCTGCTGCTCCGCGAAACCGGCTACCCGGTGCGGTACTACCTGCCGCCGGAGGATGTCCGCACCGATCTGCTGACTCCGTCTCAGACCCACACCGTCTGCCCGTTCAAGGGCACCGCCTCCTACTGGTCGCTCGCCGACGGCCCCGAGGACGTCGCCTGGGCCTACCCCGAACCGCACGCCGCGGTCGCGCAGATCAAGGACCATCTCTGCTTCTATGACGTGCGGTTGGGCTAG
- a CDS encoding DUF309 domain-containing protein, translating to MRERPGSTVCDHCGAEQDAEQDAATGTDTGAAAEPRPAAPGRHRDRDEQGRARNARPRDGLGRPLPYGSEGVARQPEGVARTPEASLSEAQRLLDAGMPFHAHEVLEDAWKAAPEAERELWRGLAQLAVGLTHAARGNATGGTALLVRGAAGIAPYAATAPYGIDVGGLTAWVRELTDRLGDAPSGRAGGPVPAAGTAPRLRRP from the coding sequence ATCCGCGAACGGCCCGGCAGCACCGTCTGCGACCACTGCGGAGCAGAGCAGGACGCGGAGCAGGACGCAGCGACCGGCACGGACACCGGAGCCGCCGCCGAGCCCCGGCCCGCCGCCCCCGGTCGCCACCGGGACCGCGACGAACAGGGCCGGGCTCGCAACGCCCGCCCGCGCGACGGGCTCGGCCGCCCCCTCCCGTACGGGTCCGAGGGCGTCGCACGGCAGCCCGAGGGGGTGGCGCGTACGCCGGAGGCGTCGCTGTCCGAAGCCCAGCGGCTGCTGGACGCCGGGATGCCGTTCCACGCCCACGAGGTCCTGGAGGACGCCTGGAAGGCGGCCCCGGAGGCCGAGCGTGAGCTGTGGCGCGGACTGGCCCAGCTCGCCGTCGGACTCACGCATGCGGCCCGCGGCAACGCCACCGGCGGTACCGCGCTGCTGGTCCGCGGCGCGGCGGGCATCGCCCCGTACGCGGCCACGGCCCCGTACGGGATCGACGTCGGCGGGCTGACGGCCTGGGTGCGGGAGCTGACGGACCGCCTCGGCGACGCTCCGTCCGGCCGCGCGGGCGGTCCGGTACCGGCGGCCGGGACGGCACCCAGGCTGCGCAGGCCCTGA
- a CDS encoding D-alanyl-D-alanine carboxypeptidase family protein, which produces MASDACVSKKAGAMALTAVAVMTLTSIPAHAHPNRSTGRHPALAAAARAAAPARRRRLPSGLSALAWTVADADTGRVLAARNPHRQLAPASTLKTLFAVTVLPKFSAGRVRQVGSEDLAGLGAGSSVVGVRQGGRYRVSDLWHGVFLRSGNDAVHVLASMNGGWSATAREMQQTARKLGAHDTTVKSPDGYDEPGQVSSAYDLTVFARAGLANADFARYCSTAHARFPAAGGATTEIENTNRMLVGSHGLSRYPGIIGVKNGYTSKAGNTLIAAARRNGHTLIATVLNPQSGEVNGVYKEAGALLDWGFDGADEADPVNRS; this is translated from the coding sequence ATGGCATCTGACGCGTGTGTGTCCAAGAAGGCCGGTGCGATGGCGCTCACCGCCGTCGCCGTGATGACCCTGACGTCCATACCGGCCCATGCCCACCCCAACCGATCGACCGGCCGCCACCCCGCCCTGGCCGCCGCGGCGCGGGCCGCGGCGCCCGCACGGCGGCGGCGGTTGCCCAGCGGCCTGAGCGCCCTGGCCTGGACGGTCGCCGACGCGGATACCGGGCGCGTGCTGGCGGCCAGGAATCCGCATCGCCAACTCGCCCCGGCCAGCACCCTCAAGACCCTTTTCGCGGTCACCGTCCTGCCGAAGTTCTCCGCCGGCCGGGTCCGCCAGGTCGGCTCCGAAGACCTCGCCGGCCTCGGCGCCGGCAGCAGCGTCGTCGGCGTCCGCCAGGGCGGGCGCTACAGGGTCTCCGACCTGTGGCACGGAGTCTTCCTGCGCTCCGGCAACGACGCGGTGCATGTGCTCGCCTCGATGAACGGCGGCTGGTCGGCCACCGCCCGCGAGATGCAGCAGACCGCCCGGAAGCTGGGCGCCCACGACACCACGGTCAAATCGCCGGACGGCTACGACGAGCCCGGCCAGGTGTCCTCGGCGTACGACCTGACGGTCTTCGCCCGCGCGGGGCTCGCCAACGCCGACTTCGCCCGCTACTGCTCCACCGCCCACGCCAGGTTCCCGGCCGCCGGCGGCGCCACCACCGAGATCGAGAACACCAACCGGATGCTGGTCGGCTCGCACGGCCTGTCCCGCTACCCGGGCATCATCGGCGTCAAGAACGGCTACACCAGCAAGGCCGGCAACACGCTGATCGCCGCCGCCCGGCGCAACGGCCACACCCTGATCGCCACCGTCCTCAACCCGCAGTCCGGCGAGGTCAACGGCGTGTACAAGGAGGCCGGGGCGCTGCTCGACTGGGGCTTCGACGGCGCGGACGAGGCCGATCCGGTCAACCGCTCCTAG
- a CDS encoding cytochrome P450 family protein, whose product MQNTAETGPDAPIDVTPLLDDPHAGYAALREAGPVHRITGADGRPAWLVTRYDDVRRALADPRLSLDKRHAAPGSYRGFDLPPALDANLMNMDPPDHTRIRRLVSKAFTPGRVRALRAPVQRVADALLDAMEGNGRAELVADYAGPLPITVICELLGIPQDDRRDFLAWSDALITPDPGRPQAMKEAIGAMQEFYTGLIAAKRAEPGDDLLSDLIAVRDEPEDAAAGAAGDRLTEDELTSLAFLILFAGYENTVQLIGNAVLTLLDHPVQLAQLRRNPAELPAAVEEFLRFDGPSPLAIRRFPVEDLDIGGVRIPAGEAVLLSIASANRDPARFPDPDRLDRGRELSGHLALGHGIHYCLGASLARMEAEIALGALINRFPGLRLDVPRGELRHRRALRARGLISLPVAW is encoded by the coding sequence ATGCAGAACACCGCCGAGACCGGCCCCGACGCCCCCATCGACGTGACGCCCCTCCTCGACGATCCGCACGCCGGTTACGCCGCGCTGCGCGAAGCCGGCCCGGTGCACCGGATCACCGGCGCCGACGGGCGGCCCGCCTGGCTGGTCACCCGCTACGACGACGTCCGCCGCGCGCTGGCCGACCCCCGGCTCTCCCTCGACAAGCGCCATGCCGCGCCCGGCAGTTACCGCGGTTTCGACCTGCCGCCCGCCCTGGACGCCAACCTGATGAACATGGACCCGCCGGACCACACCCGGATCCGCCGCCTGGTGTCCAAGGCGTTCACCCCGGGGCGCGTCCGGGCACTGCGCGCCCCCGTGCAGCGGGTCGCCGACGCACTGCTGGACGCCATGGAGGGGAACGGCCGCGCGGAACTCGTCGCGGACTACGCGGGCCCGCTGCCGATCACCGTCATCTGCGAGCTGCTCGGCATCCCGCAGGACGACCGGCGCGACTTCCTGGCCTGGTCGGACGCCCTCATCACCCCGGACCCCGGCCGGCCGCAGGCGATGAAGGAGGCGATCGGTGCGATGCAGGAGTTCTACACCGGGCTGATCGCGGCCAAGCGCGCCGAGCCCGGCGACGACCTGCTCTCCGACCTGATCGCGGTGCGCGACGAGCCGGAGGACGCTGCCGCCGGCGCGGCCGGCGACCGGCTCACCGAGGACGAACTGACCTCGCTCGCCTTCCTCATCCTCTTCGCCGGCTACGAGAACACCGTCCAGCTCATCGGCAACGCCGTCCTCACGCTGCTCGATCACCCCGTGCAGCTCGCCCAGTTGCGCCGAAATCCAGCCGAACTCCCGGCGGCCGTGGAGGAGTTCCTTCGCTTCGACGGACCGTCTCCGCTGGCGATCCGCCGCTTCCCCGTCGAGGACCTGGACATCGGCGGCGTACGGATCCCGGCGGGCGAGGCGGTGCTGCTGTCGATCGCGTCCGCGAACCGCGACCCGGCCCGGTTCCCCGATCCGGACAGGCTGGACCGGGGCCGGGAGCTCTCCGGGCACCTCGCGCTGGGCCACGGCATCCACTACTGCCTGGGTGCGTCGCTGGCTCGTATGGAGGCGGAGATCGCGCTCGGGGCGCTCATCAATCGCTTCCCGGGGCTGCGGCTGGACGTTCCTCGGGGGGAGTTGCGGCACCGTCGGGCACTTCGGGCACGTGGCCTGATTTCGCTGCCCGTGGCCTGGTAA
- a CDS encoding MAB_1171c family putative transporter: MFDVVYLCFGAAAWALVAYKSVAWFRDRSNTDLGLACVMTGGVATVFLFSAPSLYRGFDRLLGVANLAMVFLYSSVVVFAAGALVLLLRWTTGDAEAARARARVRARVAVGVVAALWAVAVTGFAAGRPDAVEHPRDFSTAYTGAPGVMLFLVLYLAILGSSLAGLGTLCPRYAARLGGSWLARGLRVLGAGCWLGLVYCACKVIGFVLSWCGHPALWLSNGVAPLSASVAAILVLAGFSLPAAGPRVAAWRRLRRLSPLWRTVTAQSPEVTMDGSRWSGRWPFADLEWRANRQMAEIRDVQRGIRRHVESDAVDIVLERARAVALDDRQLAAVAEAAALRRGLENRAVGHVPAHGADSVVVDAVPTGREGARLAAEYEHLALVADVYRSPLIETVLTELRERSARPRT, encoded by the coding sequence GTGTTTGACGTCGTCTACCTCTGCTTCGGAGCCGCCGCCTGGGCGCTCGTGGCGTACAAGTCCGTCGCCTGGTTCCGGGACCGCAGCAACACGGACCTGGGGCTCGCCTGTGTGATGACCGGTGGAGTGGCGACCGTCTTCCTCTTCTCCGCGCCCAGCCTCTACCGGGGATTCGACCGGCTGCTCGGGGTGGCCAACCTCGCCATGGTCTTCCTCTACTCCTCCGTCGTGGTCTTCGCGGCCGGTGCGCTGGTGCTGCTGCTGCGCTGGACGACGGGGGACGCCGAGGCGGCGCGGGCCCGTGCGCGGGTCAGGGCACGGGTGGCGGTCGGGGTGGTGGCCGCGCTCTGGGCGGTGGCCGTCACCGGCTTCGCGGCCGGCCGGCCGGACGCCGTCGAGCACCCCCGCGACTTCAGCACCGCCTACACCGGCGCACCCGGTGTGATGCTCTTCCTGGTGCTGTATCTGGCCATCCTGGGATCGAGCCTGGCGGGCCTGGGGACGCTCTGCCCGCGATACGCCGCCCGGCTCGGCGGATCGTGGCTGGCGCGCGGGCTGCGGGTGCTGGGCGCCGGCTGCTGGCTCGGCCTGGTCTACTGCGCCTGCAAGGTCATCGGCTTCGTCCTGTCCTGGTGCGGGCATCCGGCGCTCTGGCTCTCCAACGGCGTCGCCCCGCTGAGCGCCTCCGTCGCCGCGATCCTGGTCCTGGCCGGATTCTCGCTGCCGGCGGCCGGCCCGCGCGTCGCCGCCTGGCGCCGGCTGCGCCGCCTCTCCCCGCTCTGGCGGACCGTCACCGCGCAGAGCCCCGAGGTCACCATGGACGGCTCGCGGTGGTCGGGCCGCTGGCCGTTCGCCGACCTGGAGTGGCGGGCCAACCGGCAGATGGCCGAGATCCGCGACGTACAGCGCGGGATCCGCCGCCATGTGGAGTCCGACGCGGTCGACATCGTCCTCGAACGGGCCCGCGCGGTCGCGCTGGACGACCGGCAGCTGGCCGCGGTCGCCGAGGCGGCGGCGCTGCGGCGCGGCCTGGAGAACCGAGCGGTGGGCCATGTCCCCGCCCACGGTGCCGACAGCGTCGTGGTCGACGCCGTCCCCACCGGCCGGGAGGGCGCCCGACTCGCCGCCGAATACGAGCACTTGGCGCTGGTCGCGGACGTCTACCGCTCGCCGCTGATCGAGACCGTGCTGACCGAGCTGCGGGAGCGCAGCGCCCGGCCGCGCACCTGA